The region aatattttatatttatacaataaATGATCAATGtcaatcaattattattattattgaagttGCAGTAGCCTACTAGTAGACTAAAAAGAAGAGTTTTTACTATGCAGCTGAAGCATATTGTCAACTATTAAGTCAATGTAATAAGATTACTTACACTCTGTTTACTCAGTTTTTGGAAGAGCATCTCTTTTAATGAATGACCTCCTTGGCTCATGAACATCCTGGTTCATAAACTGTTCCATTTTCTTGAGCCAATGAATTCTATTCAGTCTGCAGTTTgttattgattattattattattttgtgatttaattttaaataattccaTTCCATGTAATTTTGgcatttaaatacaattaaatgcaGTGAATTGACTCTGATATACTCCACTCCTCAAATATTTTATAGTGAATGTTGAGTGATTGggtatttaaaaaaactttttgctgACGTTATGGATTAGCATTATATTGGCCAAAGGCCACTCAGCTTTCTAGGTATTGGTTTCAGAATTACTCTTTAAAAACCCCCATAAGGATTTAACAGTACTTTCCAATGAGCTTTATAGCCTCTGATCACATTGAAGACATCAAAGGATTTGCTACCATTATTTCTGGTAATAATCATTCATGTGCCATTGGATCCAGACGGGATATCAGTTATGTGGCACATTATTCTAACTTTATTTTCACATGCATAATTAGGAAATGTTCTGAGAAGAATGAGCTTCTTTTAAAAGCCTATAAAAATAATCGGAAGTATAAAATGTGAGCTGAGaaatatgtattttgttttccAGACTTTTACAACTGTGATTGAGCACAATCTTTCTTGTATTTTGCATCAGTCTGAGTTAGACACATTTCATTTTTCTCATGCAGTATTGTCCAGATCATATTAAAACTACTTTGTGTAAAACAGCTTGTTCTTAGGCCTGTCTCCATCCCCATCAGTTAGAGCTGACTGGATATAATGCAATGAACATACAGTAATGCAAGCTCAAAGATCTTATGTTGAAAGACCTCTGTAATGCAAGCTGAAAGAGGCATTTTCAGCAAGTGAGTCAATTCTTAGAATGGGACATAACCTAAAAACCTATCATGGCTTTCAACACTACAATCAACTTTGAATCCATCTCATTCTTCAACAGATGTAAATATTGTGGAAACATTCATTTCACAATAGCTCATTTAGATTCAAATGGATTTCTGCAAACCAGAATTATGAGCGTTGTATgctatcattttattttgtagccATGTGCGACTAAGAAACAAAGCAACAAGTATGTCTTACTGTACTTTATTCAActgatttacatattttaaaagatacaatctaaatgaaagtgaaagtttATATTAAGAGTATCTAGGGCTGATTTGTTGACCATAAAGGTGATGCtaccaaataatttttttaataagtgtGCACCAAGAAGCATCCTAATCCAGTCAGCGGTTCACTTGATTATAGTTTTGCCTGTGTATGAACTTCATGCAGGCAGTGACAACGCTGTAATATGGACTTTGCTAGGTCAGCTGAAGGAAGGAAACAGCAGGTCCCAATGGGTCAGATCCCCTCCATTTTTAGGGCTCAATCTTTTGTTAGGTTAGACAAGCTTGGCTGCCAATTGTTCTCCACCCAAAATCATTACATCCGCAGTCACTTCTGAAAACATCTCACATAGTTCATAAAGTTTCCCAAGGCTCACACTACATGAAGCGCACCCTAGTGGTCATGCTTCTCAAATTTCCCAATCCtgaatttcattattattaactgttttgatgttttaaatatatagttTCCAATATTTTATTGTTCGTTATTTTTTCCAAACTAGGACATTCAGAAAAACCTTTACTCATCTCTACAAATACAGCGGACTGGACGACTAGGATGGTCACAGATGAGTCCACTGAACATCTGCGGTCTGACGAAGAGCTTACCCATAATGCCACAGCCCAGTGGGAGGGTTCATCAGTAGCATCGCACAGCATCACCAGCCACCAGCCAGTGACAGAGGCCCGAACAGTGCGAGACATTTCCGTAACGAATCTGAAAGATGTTGACACCACCGACTCGTTCTCTCACACTGATAGCACCTACATTTCCACCACCAACCGAGTCGGAGAACGCACACTGCTCTCGGTGAACTCCAACAGCACCTCTGCGTACACTGAAGACTCCAACTCCTCTGTTGCTGGGAGCTGGGAGCAAAGGACATCAGGATCCACCCAAGTCGAGGAGAAAACAGTAGAAGATGTATCTACAGTGTCTGATAAGACTGAGCCCACTTTTGAAGATCATAATGCCACCGATGCAACTCAAGGCCTCTCTTTGGAGACAGAGCAGTCAACGTTGTCCCAAGGCACTGAGTCACAGACAGGACAACCTAGTGTCACAGGACAGACCTTTGAGCAGGTGTCCGATAATGACAATCCAAATTCAACACCCCCGCTTACAGTGATCACTAGTGTTGAAGAGGAAACAGATGTCACATCGGTGAGCAGTGAGACATCTTATACAGAAACCGGTGACTCTGTTTCGTCTATCCCACCCTTTACCTCTGGCGAACACACCAATGCCACTAGCACATCCCAACAAAGCAGTGATTCCACAGTGACTTATTCAGTGGATACTGGTGCTTCCACTGAGTTTTCAACCGGATCTGTCAGCTCCACTGGCCGTGAGGAATCCAAAGGGTCTCCGACCCATACAGTGGAGGAGACGACCATTCGGGGCCTGACTACTGCACCCCCAGTGCTTGAGGATGTAGCCACCACAGTTGATGACTCGGTGACTTGGTCCCTTACTAGCCAAGCGCCCTTTGTCACCAAAACCGATGATCAGACAAACACGGAAGTGGTGCCAACATCTACCGCACCAACAACTCAGAGGACACAGGTTACGGAGGAAGCCACTAACAAAGCATCTACCGTCTACAGTTCTACCAACACATTCACTACCATGCCTCCTCCCCTCACCACCCGTCAGCTCCAACCAAGCACCACACCGCAAGTGCAATCAGAACACACTACCATCGTTACCACCGATATCGTTCAGGTGCTGCGGACGACACCCTCCACAGCTCAGGGCCCGGTTACGTCCGCTACTGGTGTACCACAGGCACCCAGTACATCTGATTCTGCTGACGTCACCACCTTGCATATAGAAACTAGTACGGCCACGCCAGGAAACACTACTGCACATGGTGGACGTGCAACAACACCTTACAGCAAAAGCACCCCGACCAGGACCACTGTGGCAGTAACCACCAGGAATCACACGGAGAGAAGCACCACAGAAATAGGAACCACAACCATGCAGATGCCTTTTAGGTCAACAGCATCAACAGGTATGATATCAACAGATATCAACAGGTATTTATACAGTGATGTACTACAGCAACATTCAGATCATCTTTTTTGTTGGTAATATTAATGGTGCTTGTTGCACCAGTGCACAGATATTACAATTCTGTCCCATGACCGATAAATGTTCGATATAACTTTTATGTACGGTACCGTACATTTTTTGGGCTCTATCATTCATCCGGCGCAATGCGGCGCTAGGTGCgtcgcaagtgttttttgctagtttcggCCTGACgtagttatcattttcacgtcctgcacCACGGTGTtcaaatagcaaatgcatttgtgtgCCCATTGGCATGCCGGTCTGAaaatgaggtgtgttcaggcgcattgttggcatgttgctatattgaggcaactgaaatagatgccattgaccaactgaaacctggtctaaagtcaatagtgcaatatatatatatatatattttgttatttaaagagcacgTTAGAAGAGagcttgcaaattccgccagATAAATAGCAAATCCACCATGGTgcgagcgcaactggcttttaaagagaaTGGGAGAtaagactctgattggtttattgcacattacacccaaaacacacccataactcattaagagaatagagacaacccttttagaccatgcaccgGGTGTGCCGACCATTTTCctcgtcgttaaaatagcaaaagtggatttggacatgccctaagtgcacGTGCGCCGTGTGctttagaccatgtgcttagaaCGTTAAAATAGGgcacataatgttacaaaagatttctatttcaaataaatgttgttactttctgttcattaaagaatcatgaaaaaaatgtatcaatgttttcacaaaaaaaaaaaagcagcacaaTCGTTTtctacattgataataataagaaatgtttcttgagcaccaagtGATGTTtaattaacaaagttcgggaggagcatgttcagataattaacctaatttaTATGAGAGGAGCGCaatcagttaatcaactcaGTTAACgataaaagatatatatacagCAACCTTACCTCTGTTCTTTGACcgtttatcagcatccctccaccaccccatctcctcacttctagtTCTTAACTGACTCTATCTAATtatatgtaagtgtgaactcgtgaaatcaGTAtagaaataaattgtattttaaaatatattcagataaaatatagttattttaaattgtaataatatgtcatatttattatagtatttaattttattcatgtttttactgtattttcagcTTTTTTGAGTATAAcagacttatttaaaaaacattaaaaaatcttactggccCCAAAACTGTGAACAGTAGTGTGTGcatttgtctaaataaataaaaaaatgaaacactaaaaactaaaattaaatgatacaagtgaatttaggcatcacagcATTACAATGTACTGTGCaaaaaaatggatattcattttcaaatatataaatttttaataaattattagtgtttttaaaagattaacTTTAAGTGAGCGTTAGATGGAAAATAGGAGAAATgagcatgcacaattaaatcTACAATATTGGTtgatatatatcaaaatatgcataatttatcATGCATCGATTGTGTAACGGACATTAATGATACCTTAAATCAAAGAGATGTGtgctattcattttttttaaatgatcagaCTTAAAGgcatagtccacccaaaaatgaaacctCTTTCTTCATTTGCTCATCCTCATTTCgtaccaaacctgtatgactgactTTGCCAAAGACTTgtattgtatggacaaaaaacactgcaacatttctcaaaatatcttctttcatgttccacagaagaaagacattcatacagttttggaaagacatgaggttgagtaaatgatgacagagttttcacTTCTGTGTGGATTATCCCTAAAATCTTCACTTAGCAGGTGATAAAATAGACAAACAAGTCCTATAGACTTACACTGAAAGAGAGACTTGGGTCGGCTTTTTTGACTCAGACTAGTAAGCAACACTCTTGCAACCGCATAGCATGGTGTTACTCCTAAAACATactcagaataccttagcaaccacatagcaacattctAGCAACCACACTAGCATACTGAAGATGATTTTTGCACATACAAGCACCACTCCTCTTCAGAAAAAGTACAAatcttaatgttaaaaaaacacattacacAATTcagtatatataaaatctttaaGTTATAACATACATTGTTTGTGACTTAACATGTTCATTTGAATTACTTCTGAAcaattctctctttctcctctgTAGGTCATGCGTGTGGGCCTAAAACCTGTGCAAATGGAGGCCGCTGTGTTAGATCAGCTGAGGGAAGTTACCACTGCCAGTGTCTGCCTGCATGGACAGGACCCTTCTGCACTGAAGGTAAGAAGcccactttaaagggatagttcacccaaaaatgagaatttgatatttatctgcttacccccagcgcatccaagatgtaggtacatttacattacatttattcatttggcagacgcttttatccaaagcgacttacaagtgaggaatacaacaagcgagtcgtcatgacgaggcaaatagacaagaagtgctcataatacaagttataggcagtgctcagattatcctaagatacaatagagagggattagaggaagtgaaaggataggagtAAGAAGTtggtagccagtgaagagagatgaagagaggcgtgacgtgggctcttttgggctcgttgaagacgagacgtgctgcagcgttctgaatcatttgtagaggcttgattgtgcatgatggcagtccagccagaagagcattgcagtaatcaagcctagaaatgaccagggcctggaccagaagttgtgttgcatgttctgttagaaagggcctgattttcctgatgttgtatagtgcaaatctgcatgaccgagctgtctttgcaatgtggtctttgaaggacagttggtcatcaaggattactccaagatttctggccgaatttgacggggtaattgaggatgtacctatctggatgctgaaatcgtgatttagagtcggattggcagggaagacgagaagctcagtcttagccaggttgagctgtagatgatgttctttcatccatgccgagatgcccgccagacagcttgagattcgtgcagctactgtgggatcatctggttggaatgaaaggaagagttgtgtgtcatcagcatagcaatggtaggagaaaccatgtgcctgaatgatgggaccaagtgatgtagtgtaaatggagaagaggaggggtccaagaactgaaccctgaggaacacccgtggttagttgatgagctttggatacctcccctctccaggcaaccctgaaagaccttcctgtgagataggattcaaacc is a window of Megalobrama amblycephala isolate DHTTF-2021 linkage group LG6, ASM1881202v1, whole genome shotgun sequence DNA encoding:
- the heg1 gene encoding protein HEG, translating into MMETCVARSAHRVVFTVFMLVLNTVIAETFTTDTDTDTDNPLSTEPFFTRTTDLKQTSSWPGREATATAVDLSSGPGEMTDVPASVSITGTRAGHSEKPLLISTNTADWTTRMVTDESTEHLRSDEELTHNATAQWEGSSVASHSITSHQPVTEARTVRDISVTNLKDVDTTDSFSHTDSTYISTTNRVGERTLLSVNSNSTSAYTEDSNSSVAGSWEQRTSGSTQVEEKTVEDVSTVSDKTEPTFEDHNATDATQGLSLETEQSTLSQGTESQTGQPSVTGQTFEQVSDNDNPNSTPPLTVITSVEEETDVTSVSSETSYTETGDSVSSIPPFTSGEHTNATSTSQQSSDSTVTYSVDTGASTEFSTGSVSSTGREESKGSPTHTVEETTIRGLTTAPPVLEDVATTVDDSVTWSLTSQAPFVTKTDDQTNTEVVPTSTAPTTQRTQVTEEATNKASTVYSSTNTFTTMPPPLTTRQLQPSTTPQVQSEHTTIVTTDIVQVLRTTPSTAQGPVTSATGVPQAPSTSDSADVTTLHIETSTATPGNTTAHGGRATTPYSKSTPTRTTVAVTTRNHTERSTTEIGTTTMQMPFRSTASTGHACGPKTCANGGRCVRSAEGSYHCQCLPAWTGPFCTEDVDECVNSPCPQGSVCVNTGGSFSCECAMGFDLEDGRSCTQVKTFLGTFTVNNSMHLRSSGLHELHREILQLLNASLSTFHGYRRSTLGKRDGEGVQISAVNMFSLSTNVTSTDVYNSIQMSLSNCSRTYSHCTIKLQHQLSYQVESLCSAQKTKCDSQYSECNDTSGIPYCQCHPGYFKKNPGDMTCRDCGDGLKLVNGNCVECMFGFGGFNCNNFYKLIAVVVSPAGGALLLIVVIALIVTCCKKDKNDINKIIFKSGDLQMSPYAEFPKSNRVSMEWGRETIEMQENGSTKNLLQMTDIYYSPALRNSDLERNGLYPFSGLPGSRHSCIYPAQWNPSFISDDSRRRDYF